From a single Micromonospora pallida genomic region:
- the yjfF gene encoding galactofuranose ABC transporter, permease protein YjfF, whose translation MTTSATPVKGKAPLGALPGRRSLPGRVVPVVATFVLFVLLFGVGTARYDGFLSGQVVANLFIDNAFLIVLAVGMTFVIVTGGIDLSVGAVVALSTMVAAAGLRAGLPAPLVVLLVLAMGTTFGLLMGLVIHHFEIQPFIVTLAGMFLARGLCFVVGVESISIKDPTFRTVATAAIPLSDTVSITWSVVIALALVAVAVWVLHRTRFGRTAYAVGGNENSALLMGLPVARVKVGVYAISGLCSAIAGLLFSLYMLSGYGLHAVGMELDAIASVVVGGTLLSGGVGYVLGSLLGVLVLGVIQTLISFQGTLSSWWTKIAIGTLLLVFIVMQRVFLGRKP comes from the coding sequence ATGACGACCTCAGCAACGCCCGTCAAGGGCAAGGCCCCGCTCGGGGCGCTCCCGGGCCGCCGGTCGCTCCCCGGCCGGGTCGTCCCGGTGGTCGCCACGTTCGTGCTGTTCGTGCTCCTCTTCGGGGTCGGCACCGCCCGCTACGACGGGTTCCTGTCCGGTCAGGTCGTGGCCAACCTCTTCATTGACAACGCCTTCCTCATCGTCCTGGCCGTCGGCATGACCTTCGTCATCGTCACGGGGGGCATCGACTTGTCGGTGGGGGCGGTGGTCGCGCTCTCCACCATGGTGGCCGCGGCCGGCCTGCGGGCCGGGCTGCCGGCGCCGCTGGTGGTGCTGCTGGTGCTGGCGATGGGAACGACGTTCGGCCTGCTCATGGGTCTGGTCATCCACCACTTCGAGATCCAGCCGTTCATCGTCACCCTGGCCGGCATGTTCCTCGCCCGGGGGCTGTGCTTCGTCGTCGGCGTCGAGTCGATCTCGATCAAGGACCCGACCTTCCGTACCGTCGCCACCGCCGCGATCCCACTGTCCGACACGGTCTCGATCACCTGGAGCGTGGTGATCGCCCTGGCCCTCGTGGCGGTGGCCGTCTGGGTGCTGCACCGGACCCGGTTCGGCCGCACGGCGTACGCGGTCGGCGGCAACGAGAACTCGGCGCTGCTCATGGGCCTGCCGGTCGCCCGGGTGAAGGTCGGCGTCTACGCCATCAGTGGACTCTGCTCCGCCATCGCCGGACTTCTCTTCTCGCTCTACATGCTCTCCGGCTACGGCCTGCACGCCGTCGGCATGGAACTGGACGCCATCGCCTCCGTCGTCGTCGGCGGCACCCTGCTCTCCGGCGGCGTCGGTTACGTCCTCGGCTCACTGCTCGGCGTTCTCGTTCTGGGTGTCATCCAGACACTGATCTCGTTCCAGGGCACGCTGAGTTCATGGTGGACGAAAATCGCGATCGGCACACTCCTGCTCGTCTTCATCGTCATGCAGCGGGTCTTCCTGGGGAGGAAGCCGTGA
- a CDS encoding ABC transporter permease, whose product MTATRPLERFRDSGLLWPLVALVVLLAANAVVRPSFLALRFQDGHLYGSLVDILKNGAPTILIALGMCLVIATRGIDLSVGAVVAIAGAVACSYIAGAADPGSAGTALVGMGIALVLCAVLGLWNGFLVAALGIQPIIATLVLMMAGRGIAMLITDGQIITVRNPAFRTVGAGFLVLPVSILVAVAVFALVALVTRKTALGLLIESVGINPEASRLAGLRAGTIRWTVYVFAAICAGVAGLMVSSNVSAADANNAGLWIEMDAILAVVIGGTSLAGGRYSLTGTVLGALIIQTLTTTVYSMGIAPEITLVFKAVVVIAVCLLQAPKARAALLRRTRRRPAPPAPAVAPTAPPSPQTPTAAAVEKVAQP is encoded by the coding sequence ATGACCGCCACCCGTCCCCTGGAGCGGTTCCGCGACAGCGGGCTGCTCTGGCCCCTGGTGGCCCTCGTCGTGCTGCTGGCCGCCAACGCCGTGGTACGCCCGTCGTTCCTCGCGCTGCGGTTCCAGGACGGCCACCTCTACGGCAGCCTCGTCGACATCCTGAAGAACGGCGCGCCGACCATTCTCATCGCGCTCGGCATGTGCCTGGTCATCGCGACCCGGGGGATCGACCTGTCGGTGGGCGCGGTCGTCGCGATCGCCGGTGCGGTCGCCTGTTCCTACATCGCGGGGGCGGCCGACCCCGGCAGCGCCGGGACCGCCCTGGTCGGCATGGGGATCGCGCTGGTCCTGTGCGCCGTCCTCGGGCTGTGGAACGGCTTCCTCGTCGCCGCCCTCGGCATCCAGCCGATCATCGCGACGCTGGTGCTGATGATGGCCGGACGGGGCATCGCCATGCTCATCACCGACGGTCAGATCATCACCGTCCGTAACCCGGCGTTCCGTACGGTCGGCGCCGGCTTCCTGGTGCTGCCCGTCTCGATCCTCGTCGCCGTCGCCGTGTTCGCGCTCGTCGCGCTCGTGACCAGGAAGACGGCCCTCGGCCTGCTCATCGAGTCCGTCGGCATCAACCCCGAGGCCAGCCGACTCGCCGGCCTGCGGGCGGGCACCATCCGGTGGACCGTCTACGTGTTCGCCGCGATCTGCGCGGGCGTCGCGGGCCTGATGGTCAGCTCGAACGTCAGCGCCGCCGACGCCAACAACGCCGGCCTCTGGATCGAGATGGACGCCATCCTGGCCGTGGTGATCGGTGGCACCTCGCTGGCCGGCGGGCGCTACAGCCTCACCGGCACGGTGCTCGGCGCGCTGATCATCCAGACCCTCACCACGACGGTCTACAGCATGGGCATCGCGCCGGAGATCACGCTCGTCTTCAAGGCCGTCGTCGTCATCGCCGTGTGCCTCCTACAGGCGCCCAAGGCCCGGGCGGCCCTGCTCCGCCGCACCCGGCGACGGCCCGCGCCCCCGGCTCCGGCCGTCGCGCCCACAGCCCCTCCGAGTCCGCAGACCCCGACCGCAGCGGCGGTGGAGAAGGTGGCCCAGCCATGA
- a CDS encoding sugar ABC transporter ATP-binding protein — protein MSVDAKQAPRTGQPVALVQMRGISVEFPGVKALQEVDFRLFPGEVHALMGENGAGKSTLIKALTGVYTPTAGVTTLAGHRVSFSGPAAAQDSGISTVYQEVNLCPNLTVAENILLGREPRRFGAVDGRATRARAAELLADMGLRIDPGSVLAEHPIAVQQLVAIARAVAVDAKVLILDEPTSSLDQDEVAELFRIMRVLRDRGVAILFVSHFLEQVYEISDRMTVLRNGRLVGEYFTAELSRLELVSLMIGRELGVLAEVERLAEQAGEEAATVPVLRATGLGRKGSVAPFDLQINRGEVVGLAGLLGSGRTELARLLFGADRPDSGQVTVDGKVVHLRGPRAAIAAGIAFCSEDRKGEGVVADLSIRDNLILAMQAANGWARPIPRRVKDQLVEKWIKALDIRPANPDALVGRLSGGNQQKVLLARWLVTKPKLLILDEPTRGIDIGAKTQIQKLVAELAQEGMAVVYISAELEEVVRLSHRVVVMRDRAKIAELDQHATVDDIMRLIAHVDERSEAVAA, from the coding sequence ATGTCGGTGGACGCGAAGCAGGCACCGCGTACGGGACAACCGGTCGCGCTCGTGCAGATGCGGGGGATCTCGGTGGAGTTCCCGGGGGTGAAGGCCCTACAGGAGGTGGACTTCCGACTGTTCCCCGGCGAGGTGCACGCCCTCATGGGCGAGAACGGCGCGGGCAAGTCGACGCTCATCAAGGCCCTGACCGGCGTCTACACCCCGACCGCCGGGGTGACCACGCTCGCGGGGCACCGGGTGTCGTTCTCCGGCCCGGCCGCGGCCCAGGACTCGGGCATCAGCACCGTCTACCAGGAGGTCAACCTCTGCCCGAACCTCACCGTGGCGGAGAACATCCTGCTCGGCCGTGAGCCGCGGCGGTTCGGTGCCGTCGACGGACGGGCGACCCGGGCCCGCGCCGCCGAACTGCTCGCCGACATGGGGCTGCGCATCGACCCGGGCTCCGTCCTGGCCGAGCACCCCATCGCCGTCCAGCAGCTCGTGGCGATCGCCCGCGCCGTGGCCGTGGACGCCAAGGTCCTCATCCTCGACGAGCCGACCTCCAGCCTCGACCAGGACGAGGTCGCCGAGCTATTCCGCATCATGCGCGTGCTGCGGGACCGGGGAGTCGCCATCCTCTTCGTGTCCCACTTCCTCGAGCAGGTCTACGAGATCTCCGACCGGATGACGGTGTTGCGCAACGGCCGTCTGGTGGGGGAGTACTTCACCGCCGAACTCAGCCGGCTCGAGTTGGTCTCCCTCATGATCGGCCGGGAACTCGGCGTCCTGGCGGAGGTGGAGCGGCTCGCCGAACAGGCCGGTGAGGAGGCCGCCACCGTCCCCGTGCTGCGGGCCACCGGACTCGGTCGTAAGGGTTCGGTCGCGCCGTTCGACCTCCAGATCAACCGCGGCGAGGTGGTCGGTCTGGCCGGGCTCCTCGGCTCCGGCCGCACCGAGCTCGCCCGGCTGCTCTTCGGAGCGGACCGCCCGGACAGCGGTCAGGTGACCGTCGACGGCAAGGTGGTGCACCTGCGTGGTCCCCGCGCCGCCATCGCCGCCGGAATCGCCTTCTGCTCAGAGGACCGCAAGGGCGAGGGCGTGGTGGCTGACCTCAGCATCCGCGACAACCTGATCCTGGCCATGCAGGCCGCCAACGGCTGGGCCCGACCCATTCCCCGTCGCGTCAAGGACCAACTGGTCGAGAAGTGGATCAAGGCGCTGGACATCCGGCCGGCGAACCCGGACGCGCTCGTCGGCAGGCTGTCCGGCGGCAACCAGCAGAAGGTGCTGCTCGCCCGCTGGCTGGTCACCAAGCCGAAGCTGCTCATCCTCGACGAGCCCACCCGGGGCATCGACATCGGGGCCAAGACCCAGATCCAGAAGCTCGTCGCCGAACTCGCCCAGGAAGGCATGGCCGTGGTCTACATCTCCGCCGAGCTCGAAGAGGTCGTGCGCCTGAGCCACCGCGTCGTGGTGATGAGGGACCGAGCCAAGATCGCCGAACTCGACCAGCACGCGACCGTGGACGACATCATGCGGCTCATCGCCCACGTGGACGAGCGTTCCGAGGCGGTGGCGGCATGA
- a CDS encoding ABC transporter substrate-binding protein, producing the protein MSKKFLAAVAGVVLAVGLAGCGGDSSASGGGGAGDDTITMGFAQVGAESGWRTANTKSIQESAKEAGIELKFSDAQQKQENQIKAIRSYIQQKVDVIAFSPVVETGWDAVLLEAKRANIPVILTDRAVDSEDTSLYRTFLGSDFVAEGKKAGEWLVQESTGQSEVNVVELQGTTGAAPAIDRKEGFAEAIKAAPQIKVVASQTGDFTRSGGKQVMEAFLKSNPKIDVVYAHNDDMGLGAIEAIEAAGKKPGVDIKIITVDAVRDGMQALADGKINYIVECNPLLGPQLMDLAKKVIDGEQVPQRVVTEETTFTQEQAKTALPNRQY; encoded by the coding sequence ATGTCGAAGAAGTTCCTCGCGGCCGTCGCCGGCGTGGTGCTGGCCGTAGGCCTGGCCGGGTGCGGTGGTGACTCGTCCGCGTCCGGTGGCGGCGGAGCCGGCGACGACACCATCACCATGGGCTTCGCCCAGGTCGGTGCCGAGTCCGGCTGGCGTACCGCCAACACCAAGTCCATCCAGGAGTCGGCCAAGGAGGCCGGCATCGAGCTCAAGTTCTCCGACGCCCAGCAGAAGCAGGAGAACCAGATCAAGGCGATCCGCAGCTACATCCAGCAGAAGGTGGACGTCATCGCCTTCAGCCCGGTGGTCGAGACCGGTTGGGACGCGGTGCTGCTCGAGGCCAAGCGCGCCAACATCCCCGTGATCCTCACCGACCGGGCGGTGGACTCGGAGGACACCTCGCTCTACCGGACCTTCCTCGGGTCGGACTTCGTCGCCGAGGGCAAGAAGGCCGGCGAGTGGCTGGTCCAGGAGTCCACGGGTCAGAGCGAGGTCAACGTCGTCGAGTTGCAGGGCACGACCGGCGCCGCCCCCGCCATCGACCGCAAGGAGGGCTTCGCCGAGGCCATCAAGGCGGCCCCGCAGATCAAGGTCGTCGCCTCGCAGACCGGCGACTTCACCCGGTCCGGCGGCAAGCAGGTGATGGAGGCCTTCCTCAAGTCCAACCCGAAGATCGACGTGGTCTACGCCCACAACGACGACATGGGCCTGGGCGCCATCGAGGCCATCGAGGCGGCCGGCAAGAAGCCGGGCGTCGACATCAAGATCATCACGGTCGACGCGGTGCGCGACGGCATGCAGGCCCTCGCCGACGGGAAGATCAACTACATCGTCGAGTGCAACCCGCTCCTCGGCCCCCAGTTGATGGACCTCGCCAAGAAGGTCATCGACGGCGAGCAGGTGCCCCAGCGGGTGGTGACGGAGGAGACGACGTTCACCCAGGAGCAGGCGAAGACCGCGCTGCCCAACCGCCAGTACTGA
- a CDS encoding ArnT family glycosyltransferase — protein MAKLVEKDKLGGRVRTTGEATAESAASPRLGKTLPGYVAAAVGLAGVLYRAILMALDVPPANSDEGTAGLAALHIGEGRHWPTFFYGQDYMGTFYSYLAAPLAQVLGTHWWVLRLPALAIYAVFLLLVFRLTRTLYTPWFAVFIMAVLAFGSDRVVKDQIIGAGGYSDVATATAGLMLASALLALQPEKRNMTFAVWGLLAGYIVWTHWLALPYVAAAVLLVAWMSRSELTIRRVSLAVSGFLLGAAPLIWFNLRSDHPNSFSVLLSISGATESAAWPDRLHGAVLLGLPLSSGMCAPSHCATWQMWWGPAYLILMVVAAVIAVVAIRRADPGERHVHASRLALVAGAAMTLAAYIASSSSATTPIESARYLHYGMVSLPAILWPLWTGMGSLVGRAGANISNGRGVRQRRVTGAGRRGVVLAVGCVALTCAVFAGLLVATGQLIAHRSHYAAKADDEQQLLDQLRADGIAHIYSEYWTCNRLAYRSGEQVRCAVLDENLAPGFDRYRPYRDQVRQSEQVAYVLPGSSAMADNMARSAPQGVDVVSVREIAGYQVYLCRQKPERN, from the coding sequence GTGGCGAAGTTGGTCGAGAAGGACAAGCTCGGCGGGCGCGTACGGACCACAGGCGAAGCGACAGCGGAGTCGGCTGCATCGCCTCGCCTGGGAAAAACGCTCCCTGGCTATGTGGCGGCGGCTGTCGGTCTTGCGGGTGTCTTGTATCGGGCGATTCTGATGGCGCTGGACGTTCCGCCAGCCAATAGCGATGAGGGCACTGCCGGGCTGGCCGCCCTGCACATCGGAGAAGGCCGGCACTGGCCGACGTTCTTCTACGGCCAGGACTACATGGGCACTTTCTACTCCTATCTTGCGGCCCCCTTGGCTCAGGTCCTCGGCACACACTGGTGGGTACTTCGTCTGCCGGCACTCGCGATTTATGCCGTCTTCCTTCTTCTCGTCTTCCGGCTGACGCGCACGCTCTACACGCCCTGGTTCGCCGTCTTCATCATGGCGGTCCTGGCGTTCGGGTCCGACCGGGTGGTCAAGGATCAGATCATCGGAGCTGGCGGCTATTCCGACGTGGCCACTGCCACCGCCGGGCTCATGCTGGCATCTGCACTTCTGGCTCTTCAGCCGGAGAAGCGGAACATGACATTCGCCGTGTGGGGTTTGCTGGCCGGTTACATTGTCTGGACCCACTGGCTCGCGTTGCCGTATGTGGCCGCTGCTGTGCTGCTCGTGGCATGGATGAGTCGATCAGAGCTGACGATACGTCGGGTGTCCCTGGCAGTTTCTGGATTCCTCCTCGGCGCAGCGCCGTTGATCTGGTTCAACCTCCGCTCCGATCACCCCAACTCCTTCTCGGTGCTGTTGTCGATCAGTGGCGCGACCGAGTCGGCCGCGTGGCCGGACAGGTTGCACGGTGCGGTTCTCCTCGGTCTGCCGCTCAGTTCCGGGATGTGTGCGCCCAGTCACTGTGCGACCTGGCAGATGTGGTGGGGACCGGCTTACCTGATTCTGATGGTCGTGGCAGCGGTCATCGCGGTCGTTGCGATACGCCGCGCCGACCCCGGCGAACGTCATGTGCATGCCAGTCGGCTTGCTCTCGTCGCCGGTGCTGCGATGACCCTGGCCGCGTACATCGCGAGTTCCTCGTCGGCGACGACCCCGATCGAAAGCGCCCGCTACCTTCACTACGGGATGGTGTCGCTGCCGGCCATTCTCTGGCCGCTGTGGACCGGCATGGGTTCCCTGGTCGGCAGGGCTGGGGCCAACATCTCCAACGGCAGGGGCGTACGCCAACGCCGTGTGACCGGCGCGGGCCGACGCGGCGTCGTCCTGGCCGTCGGCTGTGTTGCACTCACCTGCGCGGTCTTCGCCGGCCTGCTGGTCGCTACCGGGCAGTTGATCGCCCACCGGTCTCACTACGCTGCCAAAGCTGACGATGAACAGCAACTTCTGGACCAGTTGCGGGCAGATGGCATCGCGCACATCTACTCCGAGTACTGGACGTGCAACCGGCTTGCCTACCGCAGCGGGGAGCAGGTCCGCTGCGCGGTCCTCGACGAGAACCTGGCACCCGGGTTCGATCGTTACCGACCGTACCGTGACCAGGTCCGGCAGTCGGAGCAGGTGGCCTACGTCCTGCCCGGATCGAGCGCCATGGCGGACAACATGGCCCGGTCTGCCCCTCAGGGGGTCGACGTGGTTTCTGTACGTGAGATCGCGGGCTACCAGGTTTACCTCTGCCGCCAGAAACCGGAGCGGAACTGA
- a CDS encoding Rid family hydrolase has protein sequence MSTPAPTPGIPTRKAPAVRRLGILIPAAVILLAVPTVAAAGGLFPPRPGTTVSVLPAGQDNPMIAEGVAIGKGTALYKTSGLGPSALNTAAPAGSEARYIDTEVFPGGVLPAGVTITEAQGINVLRRIGENLAKAGLSYEDVISMRVFLQNPAGQERMDFNGWNRAYRQFFANTSLSTGKPVLVPLGSAAPAPPMVVNPARPSRFALEIENLPVNGWLVEVEVDAAYPSKDE, from the coding sequence ATGAGCACGCCCGCCCCCACCCCCGGCATCCCCACCAGAAAGGCCCCCGCAGTGCGCCGACTCGGCATCCTCATCCCCGCCGCCGTCATCCTTCTCGCCGTCCCGACCGTCGCCGCCGCCGGCGGGCTGTTCCCGCCCCGGCCCGGTACCACGGTCAGCGTGCTCCCCGCCGGACAGGACAACCCGATGATCGCCGAGGGGGTGGCCATCGGTAAGGGCACGGCGCTGTACAAGACCAGCGGCCTCGGCCCCTCGGCCCTCAACACGGCCGCACCGGCCGGGTCGGAGGCGCGCTACATCGACACCGAGGTGTTCCCCGGCGGTGTGCTGCCGGCCGGCGTGACCATCACCGAGGCGCAGGGCATCAACGTGCTGCGCCGCATCGGCGAGAACCTGGCGAAGGCGGGCCTGTCCTACGAGGACGTCATCTCCATGCGGGTGTTCCTCCAGAATCCCGCCGGCCAAGAGCGGATGGACTTCAATGGCTGGAACCGGGCCTACCGCCAGTTCTTCGCCAACACCAGCCTGTCGACCGGTAAGCCGGTGCTCGTGCCCCTCGGGTCGGCTGCGCCGGCCCCGCCGATGGTGGTCAACCCGGCCCGGCCGTCGCGGTTCGCGCTCGAGATCGAGAATCTGCCGGTCAACGGCTGGCTGGTCGAGGTCGAGGTGGACGCCGCCTACCCGTCGAAGGACGAGTGA
- a CDS encoding flavin monoamine oxidase family protein: protein MSQTRRDFLRRVGIAGGAGVMLHSMGALGLTSAHAAETPPFTPLKKSDLGRHGRKTVIVMGGGIAGLTAAYELLKGGYDVTVLEGRGRPGGRNWTVRGGDTYTDLKGQTQTATFSKGQYMNAGPGRIPQMHVTLDYCKELGVPIEVFTNQNADAFLYRENVPGALNGVPVRQRAAKADAYGYTAELLAKATDQGSLDQYLTAEDKERLLTYLRSFGAIGNRVAGDPAASFKYNGGGRRGYAPQPGAGLEAGTPIPQYAMSDLFASTLGNYFSFEMGFDQAMMMYQPVGGMDRIAYAFAKAIGGGRLRYNAQIVEYNNTADGVEVVYTTPSGTKKAVADFAINAMPPHIAAKIKSNLPTAVVTALGSVSVTNAGKIGIEYNRRWWEEDFRIYGGITNANTNLANMWHPSYGYHSDRGTMIGYYNTGGNANFYGNLTPPQRLAEAVTQGKKIFGDVYGQGITASFSQDWASTPFSEGAWVGWPGAVGGQTGAGYRSLLEATGNVYFAGDHLSHAIAWQHGAMVSARVAVESIHARVTAA, encoded by the coding sequence TTGAGCCAGACCCGCAGGGACTTTCTTCGCCGCGTCGGCATCGCCGGCGGCGCTGGCGTCATGCTTCACAGCATGGGTGCGCTCGGCCTGACCAGCGCCCATGCCGCGGAGACACCCCCGTTCACACCGCTGAAGAAGAGCGACCTCGGCCGGCACGGCAGGAAGACGGTCATCGTGATGGGCGGCGGCATCGCCGGCCTCACCGCGGCGTACGAGCTGCTCAAGGGCGGCTACGACGTCACCGTCCTGGAAGGCCGCGGCCGGCCCGGCGGCCGGAACTGGACCGTGCGTGGCGGCGACACCTACACCGACCTGAAGGGCCAGACCCAGACGGCGACCTTCTCCAAGGGCCAGTACATGAACGCGGGCCCCGGGCGCATCCCGCAGATGCACGTGACGCTGGACTACTGCAAGGAACTCGGCGTCCCGATCGAGGTCTTCACCAACCAGAACGCCGACGCCTTCCTCTACCGGGAGAACGTGCCGGGTGCCCTCAACGGTGTCCCGGTCCGCCAGCGGGCCGCCAAGGCGGACGCCTACGGTTACACGGCCGAGCTGCTCGCGAAGGCGACCGACCAGGGATCGCTCGACCAGTACCTCACCGCCGAGGACAAGGAGCGCCTGCTCACCTACCTGCGCAGCTTCGGCGCCATCGGGAACCGGGTCGCTGGTGACCCGGCGGCCAGCTTCAAGTACAACGGCGGCGGGCGTCGCGGCTACGCCCCGCAGCCGGGTGCCGGCCTGGAGGCGGGCACGCCCATCCCGCAGTACGCGATGTCCGACCTCTTCGCCTCGACGCTGGGCAACTACTTCTCGTTCGAGATGGGCTTCGACCAGGCGATGATGATGTACCAGCCGGTCGGCGGGATGGACCGGATCGCCTACGCCTTCGCCAAGGCGATCGGCGGCGGCCGACTGCGCTACAACGCCCAGATCGTCGAGTACAACAACACGGCCGATGGCGTCGAGGTCGTCTACACGACCCCGAGCGGTACGAAGAAGGCTGTCGCCGACTTCGCGATCAACGCCATGCCTCCGCACATCGCCGCGAAGATCAAGTCCAACCTGCCCACTGCGGTCGTCACCGCACTCGGGTCGGTGAGCGTCACCAACGCCGGCAAGATCGGCATCGAGTACAACCGCCGGTGGTGGGAGGAGGACTTCCGGATCTACGGCGGCATCACGAACGCCAACACCAACCTCGCGAACATGTGGCACCCGTCGTACGGCTACCACAGCGACCGGGGCACGATGATCGGCTACTACAACACCGGCGGGAACGCGAACTTCTACGGCAACCTCACCCCGCCGCAGCGGCTGGCGGAGGCGGTCACGCAGGGGAAGAAGATCTTCGGCGACGTGTACGGCCAGGGCATCACCGCGTCCTTCTCCCAGGACTGGGCCTCCACGCCGTTCTCTGAAGGGGCGTGGGTCGGCTGGCCCGGCGCGGTCGGCGGGCAGACCGGTGCGGGGTACCGCAGCCTCCTGGAGGCGACCGGGAACGTCTACTTCGCCGGCGACCACCTCAGCCACGCCATCGCCTGGCAGCACGGCGCGATGGTCTCCGCCCGCGTCGCCGTCGAGTCCATCCACGCCCGGGTCACGGCCGCATGA
- a CDS encoding WD40 repeat domain-containing protein gives MTLPSLTRIICLAAVLLATGTACSADETPSEPTRTATVQPPKDFRATILSEPAGTAHSVAMSSDGKRAVTSSVQEGADPPHGSVSLWDLTDPLKPRASELIPDRGGTAVKVALSGDGRYAATFHLSGKLTLWDLADPARPIPRELAAKGVTSLALNHDGHYAISGGSDGVHFWDLTNSSQVRKKQLLGSGAYSVDYYEVAMSADAKRALVSHQSGNGDGGVLVYNLSSPANPEAYSLIRNAGYHSANTVALSGDGNIALVGYHHWTTYNNFLTYWDLRTWDKTELRPMTGWKIVPDTVGSIVRWEVALDQEGKRALIAQRNDPASPGETDPPRSDVQLWALDTLAGFPRFSLTD, from the coding sequence ATGACTCTCCCCTCGCTGACCCGGATCATCTGCCTGGCGGCAGTCCTGCTCGCAACGGGCACGGCCTGTTCCGCTGACGAGACCCCGAGCGAACCCACGAGGACGGCGACCGTCCAGCCACCGAAGGACTTTCGAGCCACCATCCTGTCCGAGCCCGCCGGCACTGCGCACAGTGTGGCTATGAGCAGTGACGGCAAGCGCGCCGTTACGAGTTCCGTGCAGGAGGGCGCGGACCCTCCCCACGGATCGGTGTCACTCTGGGACCTGACCGATCCGCTGAAGCCCCGCGCCTCCGAACTCATACCTGATCGTGGCGGCACGGCAGTCAAGGTGGCCTTGAGTGGAGACGGCAGGTACGCGGCGACCTTTCACCTGAGCGGGAAGCTGACGCTCTGGGATCTCGCGGACCCGGCCCGGCCGATTCCCCGGGAACTGGCCGCCAAGGGGGTCACCTCGCTCGCCCTCAACCACGACGGCCACTACGCCATCTCCGGCGGCAGCGACGGCGTGCATTTCTGGGACCTCACGAACTCGAGCCAGGTGAGGAAGAAGCAGCTCCTGGGTTCCGGCGCATACTCCGTCGACTACTACGAGGTGGCCATGAGCGCCGATGCGAAACGCGCTCTGGTAAGTCACCAGTCCGGCAACGGCGACGGGGGTGTGCTGGTCTACAACCTGTCAAGCCCGGCCAACCCGGAGGCATACTCGTTGATCCGGAACGCCGGCTACCACTCGGCCAACACCGTCGCCCTCAGTGGCGACGGGAACATCGCCCTCGTGGGTTACCACCACTGGACCACCTACAACAATTTCCTCACCTACTGGGACCTGCGCACCTGGGACAAGACCGAACTGAGGCCGATGACCGGTTGGAAGATCGTCCCGGACACCGTTGGCAGCATCGTGCGATGGGAGGTCGCCCTCGATCAGGAGGGCAAACGCGCACTCATCGCGCAGCGCAACGATCCCGCGTCCCCGGGCGAGACGGACCCGCCGCGCTCCGATGTGCAACTGTGGGCGCTCGACACTCTGGCCGGCTTCCCCCGATTCTCACTCACCGACTGA
- a CDS encoding VOC family protein yields MPLRLLSVTFDAHDPIRLARFWADLLGREVVEDAGGVLLPGDDTQVGLGFAPGGAETVRPNRMHLHLTSASAADQPQTVETVLRLGGDHLDVGQRPEEGHVVLADPEGYEFCVIEAGNNFLAGCGFLGEVACDGTREVGLFWSAALDWPLVWDQNEETAIQSPHGGTKLAWGGPPVAPKVGRNRQRFDLAPTGGDQQAEVDRLVYLGATRLETGADGALVLADPDGNEFTLSRI; encoded by the coding sequence ATGCCTTTGCGACTGTTGTCGGTGACCTTCGACGCGCACGATCCGATCCGCCTGGCGAGATTCTGGGCCGATCTGCTCGGTCGGGAGGTCGTCGAGGACGCCGGTGGTGTGCTCCTGCCCGGCGACGACACCCAGGTCGGCCTCGGGTTCGCGCCCGGTGGTGCGGAGACGGTCCGGCCGAACCGCATGCACCTGCATCTGACCAGCGCAAGCGCCGCCGATCAGCCGCAAACGGTGGAGACGGTGCTGCGGCTCGGTGGTGACCACCTCGACGTCGGGCAGCGTCCCGAGGAGGGGCACGTCGTCCTGGCCGACCCCGAGGGCTACGAGTTCTGTGTGATCGAGGCGGGCAACAACTTCCTCGCCGGGTGCGGTTTCCTCGGGGAGGTCGCCTGTGACGGCACCCGGGAGGTCGGCCTCTTCTGGAGCGCGGCGCTGGACTGGCCACTCGTCTGGGACCAGAACGAGGAGACCGCGATCCAGTCACCGCACGGTGGTACGAAGCTGGCGTGGGGCGGCCCGCCGGTGGCCCCGAAAGTCGGGCGGAACCGGCAGCGCTTCGACCTCGCCCCGACCGGTGGCGACCAGCAGGCCGAGGTCGACCGGCTGGTCTACCTCGGGGCGACCCGGCTGGAGACCGGTGCCGACGGCGCTCTCGTGCTGGCCGACCCGGACGGCAACGAGTTCACCCTCAGCCGCATCTGA
- a CDS encoding DUF6086 family protein, translated as MLFTVDGREIWDRGLRTSQMFCGQVLLLEKLVETPSGIDDTGQDEVQVDPVALRAFLRAVFAYLDRSGSWPLRAMVRGVVQAGLFLDYRTNGDWLTVPDRFQDFAEGLDRIT; from the coding sequence ATGCTTTTCACGGTAGACGGCCGGGAGATCTGGGACCGTGGCCTCCGTACCTCGCAGATGTTCTGCGGGCAGGTCCTGCTGCTGGAGAAGCTTGTCGAGACACCAAGCGGGATCGACGACACCGGACAGGACGAGGTGCAGGTCGACCCGGTGGCGTTGCGGGCGTTCCTGCGTGCGGTGTTCGCGTACCTGGATCGAAGCGGCTCGTGGCCGCTGAGGGCGATGGTGCGTGGCGTGGTCCAGGCAGGACTGTTCCTGGACTACCGCACCAACGGGGACTGGTTGACGGTGCCGGACCGGTTTCAGGACTTCGCGGAGGGCCTTGACCGGATCACCTGA